One window of the Camelina sativa cultivar DH55 chromosome 1, Cs, whole genome shotgun sequence genome contains the following:
- the LOC104704085 gene encoding uncharacterized protein LOC104704085, which translates to MGFSPYHQWQSQGRRRGSGHWIPSHPPRPATYHSLSANTVLNDLWQNGGRQWDEAKIRQQLSLEDATHARQIYIPQHQCLDKLIWHYTKDCTYTVKYGYWLSQHLPDDDHIDPPPGNPLLKNKLWKTSLPPKLKHFYWRVLSSALGTGKELNRRGIPIDATCQRCCQEVESINHLLFQCSYASTIWRQSNLPAGLSFTSSLEDNIKALLLMYKSAMDKNKQHLPIWIGWQIWKSINDLIFNIVVWDTNSVLLKATDNVVEWLAATQPSRQQSNPNTPIANPPLSPHWNSPTTDVVKVNFDGSFQLDNGNIGVGWIIRDNKGTYPLSWKLQTQASV; encoded by the coding sequence ATGGGCTTTAGTCCATATCATCAGTGGCAAAGCCAAGGTAGAAGGAGGGGGTCGGGCCATTGGATCCCATCTCATCCACCTCGACCTGCAACTTATCATTCTCTAAGTGCAAATACTGTTCTCAATGATCTTTGGCAAAATGGAGGACGGCAGTGGGATGAAGCTAAAATACGGCAGCAACTGTCTCTTGAAGATGCAACACATGCTCGACAGATATATATCCCACAACATCAATGTCTTGATAAACTAATCTGGCATTACACCAAAGATTGTACATATACAGTGAAATACGGATACTGGCTAAGTCAACACTTACCGGACGATGACCACATTGATCCACCACCAGGTAACCCCTTGCTCAAAAATAAGCTTTGGAAAACTTCATTACCACCAAAACTTAAACATTTCTACTGGCGAGTGTTATCTTCTGCTTTGGGTACTGGTAAAGAACTTAACCGTAGGGGCATACCGATTGATGCCACTTGCCAACGATGCTGCCAAGAAGTCGAATCTATCAACCACCTTCTCTTTCAGTGCTCGTATGCCTCAACAATATGGAGACAGTCCAATCTTCCGGCTGGTCTATCATTCACATCATCTCTTGAAGATAACATCAAAGCATTATTGTTGATGTATAAGTCGGCCATGGATAAAAATAAGCAACATCTTCCCATTTGGATAGGCTGGCAAATATGGAAGTCCATAAATGATCTTATCTTCAATATAGTTGTTTGGGACACAAATTCAGTGCTTCTTAAAGCTACTGATAATGTTGTAGAATGGCTGGCTGCAACACAACCATCAAGACAACAATCTAACCCCAATACTCCGATTGCTAATCCCCCTCTCTCCCCTCATTGGAATTCTCCGACAACAGACGTTGTCAAGGTAAATTTTGATGGAAGTTTTCAATTAGATAATGGCAACATAGGCGTAGGGTGGATAATCCGTGATAATAAAGGCACTTACCCTCTTAGCTGGAAGCTCCAAACTCAAGCAAGCGTCTAA
- the LOC104758424 gene encoding equilibrative nucleotide transporter 2-like, with product LSQKPLPNYFQGRYNALLLCWLFGNGCLLAWNTMLTVVDYYAYMFPRYHPSRILAIIYQSFAIGALSVLVYKEASLNTRRRNLFGYSLFALGSLAILVLDLSTSGRGGIGSFIGVCVISAAFGLADAHVLGGMIGDLSLMEPEFVQSFLAGLAASGALTSGLRLVTKEVFKNSRDGLRKGAMLFFAISVVFELVCVMLYAYVFPKLSIVKYYRAQAVPQGSTTVWGDLAAGGIQELPRRLAEEALEISDPFSNKVLFLLNLGNAINLFLVYLVTFRFFPRFLLEDMGKHSLGDWYPLMLIAVFNVSDLVGRYVPLVKKLKMESEKGLMITSFGRFWLVPAFYFTATYGNQGWMIFLTSVLGLSNGYLTVCILTSATEGHLAPEQNALGNMLVLCMSGGMFAGVICDWIWLIGKGWW from the exons TTATCTCAAAAACCTTTGCCTAATTATTTTCAGGGTAGATACaatgctcttcttctttgttggctCTTTGGAAATGGATGTCTTTTAGCATGGAACACTATGCTCACAGTTGTGGATTATTATGCTTATATGTTCCCT CGGTATCATCCATCGAGAATCCTTGCAATAATTTACCAATCATTTGCCATCGGAGCACTTAGTGTTCTTGTTTACAAAGAGGCAAGCCTAAATACCAGACGTcgaaacttgtttggatacagtCTCTTTGCCCTTGGTTCTCTTGCTATCCTAGTG TTAGATTTATCTACTTCGGGAAGAGGAGGGATTGGCTCTTTCATTGGAGTATGTGTCATTAGCGCGGCGTTTGGTTTAGCGGATGCACATGTTCTAGGTGGAATGATTGGAGATCTTTCTTTGATGGAACCAGAGTTTGTTCAG TCATTTCTAGCTGGCTTAGCTGCTTCGGGAGCACTAACCTCTGGACTGAGGCTGGTCACAAAAGAAGTGTTCAAAAACTCGAGGGATGGCCTTCGCAAGGGAGCTA TGTTGTTCTTTGCAATCTCCGTCGTTTTTGAGTTGGTTTGCGTCATGCTATATGCATACGTTTTCCCCAAGCTCTCGATCGTCAAATACTACCGTGCACAGGCAGTCCCGCAAGGATCGACGACTGTATGGGGGGACCTAGCAGCTGGAGGCATACAAGAGTTACCAAGGAGACTG GCCGAGGAAGCCCTAGAAATATCAGATCCGTTCAGCAACAAAGTCTTATTTTTACTGAACTTGGGTAATGCAATCAACTTGTTCTTGGTATATCTAGTGACGTTTAGATTTTTCCCTCGGTTTCTGTTGGAGGACATGGGAAAACACAGTTTAGGAGACTG GTATCCGCTAATGTTGATAGCAGTGTTCAACGTCTCGGATTTGGTTGGGAGATACGTTCCTTTGGTCAAGAAGTTGAAGATGGAGTCGGAAAAAGGTCTCATGATAACATCATTCGGACGTTTCTGGTTGGTTCCAGCATTCTATTTCACAGCCACATATGGAAACCAAGGCTGGATGATTTTCTTGACGTCAGTCTTGGGATTAAGCAATGGATATTTGACTGTTTGTATCCTAACATCAGCCACAGAGGGTCACTTG GCACCGGAGCAAAATGCACTAGGAAACATGTTGGTGCTTTGTATGTCTGGAGGGATGTTTGCAGGAGTCATTTGTGATTGGATTTG
- the LOC104758504 gene encoding trihelix transcription factor PTL-like, which translates to MEDHHQQNHPQYGIAQPSPLHFSSDLFGFNLVSAPDQHHRLHDMTDHEISFLPRGIQGLTVTGNNSNTIVASTSSTRGGFSGFTNGGGTGRWPRQETLMLLEVRSRLDHKFKESNQKGPLWDEVSRIMSEEHGYTRSGKKCREKFENLYKYYKKTKEGKAGRRQDGKNYRFFRQLEAIYGESKDSVSCYDNTQFLMTNSLHGFHAPNIHHNAVPHHQKPLSNTQSLSISNNLYSSSVLDLTSSSEGNESTRVKEMNWWKEKIKEYIGIHIERLIEKQDFWLEKLMKTVEDKEHQRMVREEEWKRVEAARIEKELLFWTKERERMEARDAAVIEALHYLTGKASIRPNSSSPTERINGNISDQTMADEENKSKMGKKEMKNKKRKETWSSHGGSHSRIKEGMMIYDNQVTRINDCCRDDEQGHHHEGYSPSNSKDGNPSCGIGMPANTTNCFPMLVGDGDQNSWEGYGLKLRKEDNPQ; encoded by the exons atggAGGACCATCATCAACAAAACCACCCACAGTACGGTATAGCGCAACCATCACCTCTTCATTTCTCATCTGATCTCTTCGGTTTCAACCTTGTTTCGGCACCGGACCAGCACCATCGTCTTCATGATATGACCGACCATGAGATAAGTTTCTTGCCACGTGGCATACAAGGTCTTACGGTGACTGGAAACAACAGTAACACTATAGTAGCGAGCACAAGTAGTACTCGTGGTGGGTTTAGTGGCTTTACCAACGGGGGAGGAACAGGGAGGTGGCCGAGGCAAGAGACGTTGATGTTGTTGGAGGTCAGATCTCGTCTTGATCACAAGTTCAAAGAATCCAATCAAAAGGGTCCTCTTTGGGATGAAGTTTCTAG GATTATGTCGGAGGAACATGGGTACACTAGGAGTGGCAAGAAGTGCAGAGAGAAGTTCGAGAATCTCTACAAGTActacaaaaagacaaaagaaggcaAAGCGGGTCGACGTCAAGATGGTAAAAACTATAGATTCTTTCGGCAGCTTGAAGCGATCTACGGCGAGTCCAAAGACTCGGTTTCTTGCTATGACAACACGCAGTTCCTAATGACTAATTCTCTTCACGGTTTTCACGCTCCCAACATTCATCATAACGCTGTCCCTCATCATCAGAAGCCCTTGAGCAATACCCAAAGCCTTAGCATTTCTAACAATTTGTACTCCTCCTCCGTGTTGGATCTAACTTCCTCCTCTGAAGGAAACGAATCTACTAGAGTGAAGGAGATGAATTGGTGGAAGGAAAAGATCAAGGAATATATTGGTATTCATATTGAGAGGTTGATAGAGAAGCAAGATTTTTGGCTTGAGAAGTTGATGAAGACTGTGGAAGACAAAGAACATCAAAGGATGGTTAGAGAAGAGGAATGGAAAAGGGTTGAAGCAGCAAGAATCGAAAAGGAACTTTTGTTTTGGacaaaggaaagagagaggatGGAGGCTCGGGATGCTGCGGTGATTGAGGCCTTGCATTACCTGACGGGAAAGGCATCGATAAGGCCGAACTCTTCATCCCCTACAGAGAGGATTAATGGGAATATAAGCGATCAAACGATGGCAGATGAAGAAAATAAGAGCAAGAtggggaaaaaagaaatgaagaataagaaaaggaaagagactTGGTCAAGCCACGGTGGGAGTCATTCAAGAATCAAAGAGGGTATGATGATATACGACAATCAAGTAACTAGAATTAACGATTGCTGTCGAGATGATGAGCAAGGCCATCATCATGAAGGTTATTCACCTTCAAACTCCAAGGACGGAAACCCTAGCTGCGGCATTGGCATGCCGGCTAATACTACAAACTGTTTTCCAATGCTTGTTGGAGATGGAGATCAAAACTCGTGGGAGGGCTATGGTTTGAAGCTAAGGAAAGAAGATAATCCTCAGTAA